In Paracoccaceae bacterium Fryx2, a single genomic region encodes these proteins:
- a CDS encoding VWA domain-containing protein: MDGIAIRRAPATSTLWIGQGRVAGGDAPVPTLAPDPDHWDNTHPLAQIGGWAALGITRAYRLAPLPHATVLLSAQGDPLLQVRRLPQGFDVHPAFDPAESTWPEQSGIAQFAAALADLLAAPPGAAPVAACIVVLVQPAGAEIPAEGASRWQGPEVGIVGAGAAARVLADPGAAPVPAQPAELRLSGGLLPLDLALAMVPEGQRGRLVLAADMVMGADAMAGLATRRVVVDRLPALPPPQGEVILRGIDLPRQVVAGDAVTAVGLAFAQSDTTALLTLLQDGRAVAEQTIALTAGNTRVEADLPPVAGGETLIEMALSAPGDTWPQNNRAGRLLTAEPPRRVLVIAPSDAHGTAFAGPLRAAGVDVEVISPGHAPEYLPGWLAYGAIVMVDTPAIALSTRQQGLIETAVADHGLGLLILGGPNSYGPGGYYQTALERLSPLSSRIPRDAPEVAMVFVLDRPGSMLQPVGEGTRLDIAKRATLSAVDLLNPRSQIGIIVFDAEAQTILPLGEVEAARTKAALDGVDPGGGTAILPGLDAALAMLSGVDAPARHVIVMTDGLSQPGDFPAILDRLRGQGITVSAVAIGQGADRSVVETIAAPGGGSAHTSSDFEALPSILSQEAMLLSEPIEIRRSQPVWADTAAGFLAGLPDPMPPVEGFVLTTAIPEARLAMVTPDKEGRDAPLLAWWRYGNGTVLALGTDATGSWTRGWQAVPAYGQFWTRALRAFLPASHAPGLHLSAEGRGEALHLTLEALTEDGEPRAGLDLTAAVTMPDGDTLVTPLRESRAGIYRAAVPLDAPGRYAVSVQVAAAPGARLPGPQSLSAAFHHSYATQFDLAHPGGAAAWLAETTGGRLVDPDEMLAAGAGLSLRWQGQGQVWALLALALFLIELVRRQAGLPRRRPTRTATARQQGSEL, from the coding sequence GTGGATGGCATCGCCATCCGCCGCGCGCCCGCGACCAGCACGCTGTGGATCGGGCAGGGCCGGGTTGCGGGCGGCGATGCCCCCGTGCCGACCCTCGCGCCCGACCCCGACCACTGGGACAACACGCATCCCCTGGCGCAGATCGGCGGCTGGGCGGCGCTGGGCATCACGCGGGCCTATCGGCTTGCGCCCCTGCCACACGCCACCGTCCTGCTGTCGGCGCAGGGCGACCCGCTGCTTCAGGTCCGCCGCCTGCCGCAGGGGTTCGACGTGCATCCGGCGTTCGACCCGGCTGAAAGCACCTGGCCCGAACAAAGCGGCATCGCGCAATTTGCGGCGGCGCTGGCCGACCTGCTGGCTGCGCCCCCCGGCGCGGCACCCGTCGCCGCCTGCATCGTGGTGCTGGTGCAACCCGCCGGAGCCGAAATCCCGGCGGAAGGTGCATCCCGCTGGCAGGGGCCAGAGGTCGGCATCGTCGGCGCGGGTGCCGCGGCACGGGTGCTGGCCGACCCGGGTGCGGCGCCCGTTCCGGCGCAGCCGGCGGAACTGCGGCTGTCCGGGGGGCTTCTGCCGCTCGACCTGGCACTGGCGATGGTGCCCGAGGGCCAGCGCGGCCGGCTGGTGCTTGCCGCCGACATGGTGATGGGAGCGGATGCGATGGCAGGGCTTGCGACCCGCAGGGTGGTGGTGGACCGCCTGCCCGCCCTGCCGCCGCCACAGGGCGAGGTGATCCTGCGTGGCATCGACCTGCCCCGTCAAGTGGTGGCGGGCGATGCGGTCACGGCGGTGGGCCTTGCCTTCGCGCAATCCGACACGACGGCGCTGCTGACCCTGTTGCAGGATGGCCGAGCGGTGGCCGAACAGACCATCGCGCTGACCGCAGGCAACACCCGCGTCGAGGCCGACCTGCCGCCGGTCGCGGGGGGCGAAACGCTGATCGAGATGGCGCTTTCGGCCCCCGGCGACACCTGGCCACAGAACAACCGCGCCGGGCGCCTGCTGACGGCCGAACCCCCGCGCCGGGTGCTGGTGATCGCCCCTTCCGACGCGCATGGCACCGCCTTTGCGGGCCCCTTGCGCGCCGCCGGAGTTGATGTCGAGGTGATCTCCCCCGGCCACGCGCCGGAATACCTGCCGGGCTGGCTGGCCTACGGTGCCATCGTGATGGTCGACACCCCCGCCATCGCCCTTTCGACCCGCCAGCAGGGCCTGATCGAGACGGCGGTGGCCGATCACGGGCTGGGCCTGCTGATCCTCGGCGGGCCCAACAGCTATGGCCCCGGCGGCTATTACCAGACCGCGCTGGAACGCCTGTCGCCGCTGTCGAGCCGGATTCCGCGCGACGCGCCAGAGGTCGCGATGGTCTTCGTTCTCGACCGCCCGGGCAGCATGTTGCAGCCGGTGGGCGAAGGCACGCGGCTCGACATCGCCAAGCGCGCCACGCTTTCGGCGGTCGATCTGCTGAACCCGCGCAGCCAGATCGGCATCATCGTGTTCGACGCCGAGGCGCAGACGATCCTGCCGCTGGGCGAGGTGGAGGCGGCGCGCACGAAAGCGGCGCTGGACGGGGTAGACCCCGGCGGCGGCACCGCGATCCTGCCCGGGCTGGACGCGGCACTTGCCATGCTGAGCGGCGTCGATGCCCCGGCGCGGCATGTCATCGTGATGACCGACGGGCTGAGCCAGCCGGGCGACTTTCCCGCCATCCTCGACCGGCTGCGGGGGCAGGGCATCACGGTTTCGGCCGTGGCCATCGGTCAGGGGGCCGACCGCAGCGTGGTGGAAACCATCGCCGCGCCGGGTGGCGGGTCGGCCCATACCAGCAGCGATTTCGAGGCCCTGCCCTCGATCCTGTCGCAAGAGGCGATGCTGCTGTCGGAGCCGATCGAGATCCGCCGCTCGCAGCCGGTCTGGGCCGATACGGCGGCAGGCTTTCTGGCCGGGCTGCCCGACCCCATGCCGCCGGTTGAAGGCTTCGTGCTGACGACTGCCATACCCGAGGCGCGGCTGGCGATGGTCACCCCTGACAAGGAAGGCCGCGACGCGCCGCTGCTGGCGTGGTGGCGCTATGGCAACGGCACGGTGCTGGCGCTTGGCACCGATGCGACCGGCAGCTGGACGAGGGGCTGGCAGGCGGTGCCCGCCTACGGCCAGTTCTGGACCCGGGCGCTGCGGGCGTTCCTGCCCGCCAGCCACGCGCCGGGTCTGCATCTGTCGGCCGAAGGTCGCGGCGAGGCGCTGCACCTGACGCTGGAGGCGCTGACCGAAGACGGCGAACCCCGCGCCGGGCTTGACCTGACGGCCGCCGTCACCATGCCGGACGGCGACACGCTGGTCACGCCGCTGCGCGAGAGCCGGGCCGGGATCTACCGTGCCGCCGTGCCGCTGGACGCGCCGGGCCGCTACGCCGTCAGCGTGCAGGTCGCGGCCGCTCCCGGCGCCAGGCTGCCCGGGCCGCAAAGCCTGTCGGCGGCCTTCCACCATTCCTATGCAACGCAGTTCGATCTGGCCCATCCGGGCGGAGCCGCGGCCTGGCTGGCCGAAACCACCGGCGGCAGGCTGGTGGACCCCGACGAGATGCTTGCCGCAGGGGCCGGGCTGTCGTTACGCTGGCAAGGGCAGGGACAGGTCTGGGCGCTGCTGGCGCTGGCACTTTTTCTGATCGAACTGGTTCGCCGTCAGGCGGGCCTGCCCCGACGCCGACCGACCCGGACAGCAACGGCCAGACAGCAAGGGAGTGAACTATGA